From one Haloferax marinisediminis genomic stretch:
- a CDS encoding LLM class flavin-dependent oxidoreductase: MPTGLLVPGDYDDIAGFAERAESLGYDSLWTPELWGRDAFVALTVAAQRTETIDLGTAIVNVYGRSPATLAQAAATLADAADGRVRLGVGTSTAKVVEDLHGMAFDNPPRRLHETIELTKSFLQGDGRVNYEGRLFSVADFPGLDCDIPVYAAALGAANRRATGRVADGWLPHNIPFDRLAAAYETIVETARAAGREPNDITVSPYVPCAVSDDADEAYAAIRNHLAYYLGSSDGYKNAAALAFPEQAAQVADAWRDGDRDAAREAVTDEMMTQLAIVGPPEKARTQFEELAARDVVDEIIVSIPLGASDSLREQTIAELAPHE, encoded by the coding sequence ATGCCGACCGGTCTTCTCGTTCCGGGGGATTACGACGATATCGCAGGGTTCGCAGAACGCGCAGAATCACTCGGATACGATTCGCTCTGGACGCCCGAACTGTGGGGCCGAGACGCGTTTGTCGCACTCACGGTCGCCGCACAACGGACGGAGACTATCGACCTTGGAACCGCCATCGTCAACGTCTACGGTCGCTCTCCTGCGACCCTTGCACAGGCAGCAGCGACACTCGCAGACGCCGCAGACGGACGCGTTCGGCTTGGGGTGGGGACGAGTACCGCCAAAGTTGTCGAAGACCTCCACGGCATGGCCTTCGACAATCCGCCACGACGACTCCACGAAACCATCGAACTCACGAAGTCGTTCCTCCAGGGCGACGGTCGAGTGAACTACGAGGGACGACTGTTTTCCGTCGCCGACTTTCCAGGACTCGACTGCGATATTCCGGTGTACGCTGCAGCACTCGGTGCTGCGAACCGACGTGCGACTGGACGAGTCGCCGACGGCTGGTTACCCCACAACATCCCCTTCGACCGACTCGCAGCGGCGTACGAGACCATCGTGGAAACCGCCCGAGCGGCAGGCCGTGAACCGAACGACATCACGGTGTCACCGTACGTGCCATGCGCGGTGAGCGACGATGCTGACGAGGCGTACGCGGCGATTCGGAACCACCTCGCGTACTATCTGGGAAGCAGTGACGGATACAAAAATGCGGCCGCGCTGGCGTTTCCGGAGCAGGCGGCCCAAGTCGCCGATGCGTGGCGCGACGGTGACCGTGACGCGGCCCGTGAAGCCGTCACCGACGAGATGATGACACAGTTGGCAATCGTCGGCCCGCCAGAGAAGGCCCGCACACAGTTCGAAGAACTGGCCGCTCGTGACGTCGTCGACGAGATAATCGTCTCGATTCCACTCGGTGCGAGCGACAGCCTTCGCGAGCAGACGATTGCCGAATTAGCACCTCACGAGTAG
- a CDS encoding molybdopterin-dependent oxidoreductase produces MESRFVRALRRVEPPPRAVDWSILVLVMFEALSGVLSLGAGHPANGVLFLLHGVAGLTLVALVGFKLYRVRYRVLDSRLYDRHTATSILLALVALAALGTGIAWVSGVTVRVGFWTLLNVHIGFGLLVVPILLVHLRSRFHMPRRADFEGRRRALQYGALLVFGAAAYRATEAAGSFQGVKRRFTGSRPLPPGEGNAAFPVTSWVADDPNPIETETWRLSIDGLVERPITLGVSDLDPDETQSVLLDCTSGWYTEQAWTGIRLGDILTSAGVHSSARWVTVRSVTGFRWSFPIEEAREMLLATHVGGEPLSHGHGAPLRLVAPNRRGFQWVKWIDTVELRRHRDSAQWLAVLVSGFS; encoded by the coding sequence ATGGAGAGTCGGTTCGTCCGCGCACTCAGACGAGTCGAACCGCCGCCCCGAGCGGTCGACTGGTCGATTCTCGTCCTCGTGATGTTCGAGGCACTGTCGGGTGTGTTGAGCCTCGGCGCTGGCCACCCGGCGAACGGGGTGCTGTTTCTCCTCCACGGTGTCGCTGGACTCACGCTCGTGGCACTCGTCGGGTTCAAACTCTACCGAGTCCGCTACCGCGTGCTCGACTCGCGTCTCTACGACCGGCACACGGCGACTTCGATACTCCTCGCTCTCGTCGCACTCGCAGCGTTGGGAACCGGCATCGCGTGGGTCAGCGGCGTCACCGTCAGGGTCGGCTTCTGGACGCTCCTCAACGTCCACATCGGATTCGGCCTCCTCGTGGTTCCGATACTCCTCGTCCACCTTCGGTCTCGGTTCCACATGCCTCGCCGGGCCGACTTCGAGGGTCGCCGCCGAGCGCTTCAGTACGGCGCACTTCTCGTCTTCGGTGCGGCCGCGTACCGCGCGACAGAGGCAGCCGGCTCGTTCCAGGGTGTGAAACGGCGGTTTACTGGCTCTCGGCCGCTCCCTCCGGGTGAGGGAAACGCGGCGTTCCCGGTCACCAGTTGGGTCGCCGACGACCCCAACCCAATCGAAACCGAGACGTGGCGACTCTCGATAGATGGCTTGGTCGAGCGACCCATCACGCTCGGTGTCTCGGACCTTGACCCCGACGAGACGCAGTCGGTTCTCCTCGACTGTACGAGCGGGTGGTACACAGAACAAGCGTGGACCGGTATCAGACTCGGTGACATCCTCACGAGCGCCGGCGTTCACTCGTCAGCACGGTGGGTCACCGTCCGGTCGGTGACGGGCTTTCGGTGGTCGTTCCCCATCGAAGAAGCCCGAGAGATGCTCCTTGCAACCCACGTCGGTGGCGAACCACTCTCGCACGGCCACGGGGCACCGCTCCGTCTCGTCGCGCCGAACCGACGCGGGTTCCAGTGGGTCAAGTGGATAGACACGGTGGAACTGCGGCGACACCGCGACTCGGCGCAGTGGCTCGCCGTTCTCGTCAGTGGGTTCAGTTAG
- a CDS encoding pantoate kinase, translating to MSDDATAFVPGHITGFFSAHPDDDPAIAGSRGAGVTLSHGVTVTVEPAAETVVTLDGETITIDPVSGVLQKLGVTASVDAESELPLGSGFGVSGAVALGTALAANSAFSCGHSENELVTMAHEAEVTAGTGLGDVVAQARGGMPIRVEPGGPDHGRMDGIPARPHIEYVTFGGLSTADILGGDTTTLTAAGETALDALVERPTVDRFLSESRRFARDANLLTDRVETAIEDVRDAGGNAAMAMLGETVFAVGTGLSDAGYDPERCRVHPAGATLQSD from the coding sequence ATGAGCGACGACGCGACGGCATTCGTCCCCGGTCACATTACGGGCTTTTTCAGCGCCCATCCCGACGACGACCCGGCAATCGCTGGGTCGCGCGGCGCAGGCGTGACGCTCTCACACGGTGTCACCGTGACTGTCGAACCGGCGGCCGAGACCGTCGTCACCCTCGATGGAGAAACAATCACGATAGACCCCGTCTCGGGCGTCCTCCAGAAACTTGGCGTGACAGCGTCGGTCGACGCAGAAAGTGAGTTGCCGCTCGGGTCGGGCTTTGGTGTCTCCGGTGCGGTGGCGCTCGGAACGGCGCTCGCGGCCAACTCGGCCTTCTCCTGTGGCCACTCCGAGAACGAACTCGTCACGATGGCCCACGAGGCAGAAGTCACAGCAGGGACTGGGCTGGGCGACGTCGTGGCACAGGCCCGTGGTGGGATGCCCATCCGCGTCGAACCCGGCGGACCGGACCACGGGCGAATGGACGGCATCCCGGCGCGTCCACACATCGAGTACGTCACCTTCGGTGGCCTCTCGACGGCCGACATCCTCGGCGGCGATACGACCACGCTCACCGCCGCCGGCGAAACCGCACTCGACGCACTCGTTGAGCGACCGACGGTCGACCGATTCCTCAGTGAATCCCGACGATTCGCACGCGACGCCAACCTGCTCACCGACCGCGTCGAAACGGCAATCGAAGACGTACGAGACGCCGGCGGCAACGCGGCGATGGCGATGCTCGGTGAGACGGTGTTCGCCGTCGGAACCGGGCTTTCGGACGCTGGCTACGACCCCGAACGGTGCCGTGTTCACCCTGCTGGGGCGACACTGCAGAGCGACTGA
- a CDS encoding phosphoglycerol geranylgeranyltransferase: MSYPWEDWDHITKIDPDKDLVDGETFEDVCETGTDALEIGGTLDITEEKMERVIEATAKYDVPIYQEPSNPGVVIDDPGLDGYLIPTVFNASDSFWITGAHKEWVRIEDGLDWDRTHTEAYIVMNPDSSVAEYTDADTDQTAEDVASFARVAEKMFGQKIVYIEYSGTYGDPEKVGAAHDALDEATLFYGGGIHDYDSAYEMGKHADVIVVGNLLHDEGVDAVRETVEGAKDASAELVGAE; the protein is encoded by the coding sequence ATGAGCTATCCGTGGGAAGACTGGGACCATATCACCAAAATCGACCCAGACAAAGACCTGGTGGACGGAGAGACGTTCGAAGACGTGTGTGAGACGGGCACCGACGCCCTCGAAATCGGTGGCACACTCGACATCACCGAAGAGAAGATGGAGCGCGTCATCGAAGCGACCGCGAAGTACGACGTGCCCATCTATCAGGAACCGTCGAACCCCGGCGTCGTCATCGACGACCCGGGCCTCGATGGCTATCTCATCCCAACGGTGTTCAACGCCAGTGACTCCTTCTGGATTACCGGCGCACACAAAGAGTGGGTCCGCATCGAAGACGGCCTCGACTGGGACCGCACCCACACCGAGGCGTACATCGTGATGAACCCCGATTCGTCCGTGGCCGAGTACACCGACGCCGACACCGACCAGACGGCCGAAGACGTCGCGTCCTTCGCCCGCGTCGCCGAGAAGATGTTCGGCCAGAAAATCGTCTACATCGAGTACTCCGGGACGTACGGTGACCCCGAGAAGGTCGGCGCCGCCCACGACGCCCTCGACGAGGCGACGCTGTTCTACGGCGGCGGCATCCACGACTACGACTCGGCGTACGAGATGGGCAAACACGCCGACGTCATCGTCGTCGGGAACCTCCTGCACGACGAAGGCGTCGATGCGGTCCGCGAAACCGTCGAAGGCGCGAAAGACGCGTCTGCGGAACTCGTCGGCGCAGAGTAA
- the aspS gene encoding aspartate--tRNA(Asn) ligase yields MRNRTYTADAEPGDTVTVAGWVHEIRDLGGIAFLILRDTTGKIQVKFEKDEMDDELVETGLGVHRESVITVTGEVAEEPRAPTGVEVTPESLEVIAEAEAQLPLDPSGKVDAELSTRLDNRTLDLRKDEVKAIFEIRAEVQRAVRDKFRDLRATEINTPKIVATGTEGGTELFPITYFGKEAFMNQSPQLFKQLMVGSGLERVFEVGPIFRAEEHNTPRHLNEATSIDFESSFIDHTEAMDVCEAVVKAAYEAVEENCQDELEALGLAEEFEAPSGEFPRLTYEEAIQRINATGALDEQLVWGDDLPTEGEKALGEDVGEHYFITDWPSEIKPFYIKDHDDDETLSTGFDMMHPNMELVSGGQREHRYDQLVAGFEQQGLDPDAFEYYTKMFKYGMPPHAGFGLGGERLIMTMLGLGNIREAVLFPRDRQRLSP; encoded by the coding sequence ATGCGAAACCGAACGTACACGGCCGACGCCGAACCCGGCGACACGGTCACCGTCGCCGGCTGGGTTCACGAGATTCGTGACCTCGGCGGTATCGCGTTCCTGATTCTCCGCGATACGACGGGCAAGATTCAGGTCAAATTCGAGAAAGACGAGATGGACGACGAACTCGTCGAGACGGGTCTGGGCGTCCACCGCGAGAGCGTCATCACCGTCACCGGTGAGGTCGCAGAAGAACCACGCGCACCCACGGGCGTCGAAGTCACGCCCGAGAGCCTCGAAGTCATCGCGGAAGCCGAAGCGCAACTCCCACTCGACCCGTCGGGTAAGGTCGACGCCGAGCTTTCGACGCGCCTCGACAACCGCACGCTCGACCTCCGCAAGGACGAAGTGAAGGCGATCTTCGAGATTCGCGCAGAAGTCCAGCGCGCCGTCCGCGACAAGTTCCGTGACCTCCGCGCTACCGAGATCAACACGCCGAAAATCGTCGCCACGGGGACCGAGGGCGGCACCGAGCTGTTCCCCATCACGTACTTCGGCAAAGAGGCGTTCATGAACCAGTCGCCGCAGCTGTTCAAGCAGCTGATGGTTGGCTCCGGTCTCGAACGCGTCTTCGAAGTCGGCCCAATCTTCCGTGCAGAAGAGCACAACACGCCGCGCCACCTGAACGAGGCGACCTCCATCGACTTCGAGTCGTCCTTCATCGACCACACCGAAGCGATGGACGTCTGTGAGGCCGTCGTCAAGGCCGCCTACGAGGCAGTCGAAGAGAACTGCCAGGACGAACTCGAAGCACTCGGCCTCGCCGAGGAGTTCGAAGCGCCGTCCGGCGAGTTCCCACGTCTCACCTACGAGGAAGCCATCCAGCGCATCAACGCGACGGGCGCACTCGACGAACAGCTCGTCTGGGGCGACGACCTGCCCACGGAAGGCGAGAAGGCACTCGGCGAGGACGTCGGCGAGCACTACTTCATCACCGACTGGCCGAGCGAAATCAAGCCGTTCTACATCAAGGACCACGACGACGACGAGACGCTCTCGACGGGCTTCGACATGATGCACCCGAACATGGAGCTCGTCTCCGGTGGCCAGCGTGAACACCGCTACGACCAGCTCGTCGCTGGCTTCGAACAGCAGGGCCTCGACCCCGACGCGTTCGAATACTACACGAAGATGTTCAAGTACGGTATGCCCCCGCACGCAGGCTTCGGCCTCGGCGGCGAGCGTCTCATCATGACGATGCTCGGACTGGGGAACATCCGCGAGGCAGTTCTGTTCCCACGCGACCGGCAGCGTCTGAGTCCTTAG
- a CDS encoding 4-phosphopantoate--beta-alanine ligase: MSDIEIPESHPRYQSLLTRHRIEAGVEKGITSQQGLIAQGRGEAFDYLLGEETIPSADDAARVAAAHLLLADHPVISVNGNVAALCPEEIVELADAVDADIEVNLFNRTEARMQAIVDHLREHGADEVKGLTADGRIPNIDHKRAKIDADGIGSADVVVVPLEDGDRAEALGAMGKTEIVVDLNPMSRSARAATVPIVDNIMRAVPNITAHANALKDASREELEAIVAEFDAEDALEAAERAIRSSDDT; encoded by the coding sequence ATGAGCGACATCGAGATTCCCGAGAGCCACCCACGATATCAGTCGCTTCTCACCCGCCATCGAATCGAAGCAGGCGTCGAGAAGGGCATCACGAGTCAGCAAGGTCTCATCGCGCAGGGTCGCGGCGAGGCGTTCGACTACCTCCTCGGCGAGGAGACGATTCCCAGTGCTGACGACGCCGCGCGTGTCGCCGCGGCGCACCTGCTTCTCGCCGACCATCCCGTCATCTCCGTCAACGGGAACGTCGCCGCGCTCTGCCCCGAGGAAATCGTCGAACTCGCCGACGCAGTCGACGCAGACATCGAGGTGAACCTGTTCAACCGAACCGAAGCGCGAATGCAAGCCATCGTAGACCACCTCCGCGAACACGGCGCCGACGAGGTGAAAGGACTCACCGCAGATGGCCGGATTCCGAATATCGACCACAAACGCGCCAAAATCGACGCCGACGGTATCGGCAGTGCCGACGTGGTCGTCGTCCCACTCGAAGATGGTGACCGCGCGGAGGCTCTTGGTGCGATGGGGAAGACCGAAATCGTCGTCGACCTCAACCCGATGTCGCGGTCTGCACGGGCAGCCACGGTTCCCATCGTCGACAACATCATGCGCGCCGTCCCGAACATCACTGCGCACGCCAACGCCCTGAAGGACGCCTCACGCGAGGAACTCGAAGCCATCGTCGCCGAATTCGACGCCGAAGACGCACTCGAGGCGGCTGAGCGTGCGATTCGGTCGAGCGACGACACCTAA
- a CDS encoding SHOCT domain-containing protein translates to MSDTKRIVDDVVDDDDTPLEQIVAGAVMALTFLVGFGLLALGYWWFWIVFPIGFAGVLPAAIGLVKLYESRRREDESESHSETEEALATLRRRYANGELTEAEFEEKVERLLETETVADARTTVAARRQRETETDVEFEDR, encoded by the coding sequence GTGAGCGACACGAAGCGAATCGTCGACGACGTGGTAGACGACGACGATACCCCCCTCGAACAGATAGTCGCTGGTGCGGTCATGGCCCTCACCTTCCTCGTTGGATTCGGCCTGCTCGCACTCGGATACTGGTGGTTCTGGATTGTGTTCCCCATCGGATTCGCGGGCGTCCTTCCAGCCGCTATCGGTCTCGTGAAGCTCTACGAGTCACGCCGTCGCGAAGACGAATCGGAGTCGCACTCAGAAACCGAAGAGGCACTGGCGACGCTTCGCCGACGCTACGCGAACGGCGAACTCACAGAAGCGGAGTTCGAGGAGAAAGTCGAGCGACTGCTGGAGACCGAGACAGTCGCCGACGCCCGCACCACCGTTGCCGCGCGTCGTCAGCGAGAGACCGAGACTGACGTCGAGTTCGAGGACCGCTGA
- a CDS encoding glutathione S-transferase family protein translates to MNMLYEGEWTTEKFVANNEDGEFERQTTTFRNWVGEDDRFPVEAGRYHLYICRACPWAHRTAMTRALKGLEDVISLSLVEPVRIDDGWEFSEEYPDPLYGEEFLRDVYLRADDEFTGRVTVPVLWDTERETIVNNESREIMRMLNEAFDPLAENDVDLNPEGYEDDVDRLIDEIYEPVNNGVYRAGFATTQEAYENAVEELFDALDHWDSVLDDQRFLAGDVLTEADIAMFVTLIRFDHVYHTHFKCNKKGIHEYDNLWNYTKDIYQLSGIAETVNMDHIIRHYFVSHGDINPKRIYGVGPDLDFTEPHDRNRFDADLPPVLADD, encoded by the coding sequence ATGAATATGCTCTACGAGGGCGAGTGGACGACAGAGAAGTTCGTCGCCAACAACGAAGACGGAGAGTTCGAACGACAGACGACGACGTTCCGTAACTGGGTCGGCGAAGACGACCGGTTCCCCGTCGAAGCAGGACGGTACCACCTGTACATCTGCCGTGCGTGCCCGTGGGCACACCGAACCGCGATGACGCGCGCACTGAAAGGACTCGAAGACGTCATCTCACTCTCGCTCGTCGAACCGGTCCGTATCGACGACGGGTGGGAGTTCTCGGAAGAGTACCCAGACCCGCTCTACGGTGAGGAGTTCCTCCGCGACGTCTACCTCCGTGCCGACGACGAGTTCACCGGGCGCGTCACCGTTCCTGTCCTGTGGGACACAGAACGTGAGACCATCGTGAACAACGAATCGCGAGAGATAATGCGGATGCTGAACGAGGCGTTCGACCCCCTCGCCGAGAACGACGTCGACCTGAACCCCGAGGGATACGAAGACGACGTCGACCGTCTCATCGACGAGATTTACGAACCCGTCAACAACGGCGTCTACCGCGCTGGATTCGCGACGACGCAGGAGGCCTACGAGAACGCCGTCGAGGAACTGTTCGACGCGCTCGACCACTGGGACTCGGTCCTCGACGACCAGCGCTTCCTCGCCGGCGACGTGCTCACCGAGGCGGACATCGCGATGTTTGTGACGCTGATTCGGTTCGACCACGTCTACCACACGCACTTCAAGTGTAACAAGAAGGGAATCCACGAGTACGACAACCTCTGGAACTACACGAAGGACATCTACCAACTGTCGGGCATCGCCGAGACGGTCAACATGGACCACATCATCCGGCACTACTTCGTCAGTCACGGCGACATCAACCCGAAGCGTATCTACGGAGTCGGCCCCGACCTCGACTTCACCGAACCGCACGACCGAAATCGGTTCGATGCGGACCTTCCGCCAGTCCTCGCCGACGACTGA
- a CDS encoding thiamine pyrophosphate-dependent dehydrogenase E1 component subunit alpha, whose product MVVIDIETEDGQREALRRMQTIRSFDSKAGDLFADGELPGFVHLYVGEEAVGVGACSALEENDYITSTHRGHGHCIAKGLDPKQMMSELYGKSGGYCNGKGGSMHIADVDAGMLGANGIVGAGPPLATGAALTAQLKGEDKVALAFFGDGAVAQGQVHEAINIAATWNLPAIFVVENNQYGEATPVEKQHNVQNLSETAEAYNIPGFTVDGMDITAVYEAVKEARKRAADGQGPTFIEAETYRYHGHFEGDQQVYRTQEDVDIWKDRDAIETFKTRLIDAGVITEDEYDEMKAEIDEEIEDAVAEAKEAPYPDPSEAYEDMFSATVPEISQFSSQMRADGGRGRTDGGEDQ is encoded by the coding sequence ATGGTGGTAATTGACATAGAGACGGAAGATGGACAGCGTGAGGCCCTTCGTCGGATGCAGACTATTCGGTCATTTGACTCGAAGGCAGGCGACCTGTTTGCGGACGGTGAGCTTCCAGGATTCGTTCACCTCTACGTTGGTGAGGAGGCGGTCGGAGTCGGTGCGTGTTCGGCTCTCGAAGAGAACGACTATATTACCAGTACGCACCGAGGCCACGGCCACTGTATCGCGAAGGGACTCGACCCGAAGCAGATGATGTCCGAGCTCTACGGAAAATCCGGAGGCTACTGTAACGGCAAAGGTGGCTCGATGCACATCGCGGACGTCGACGCTGGGATGCTCGGTGCGAACGGCATCGTTGGGGCCGGCCCGCCGCTGGCGACAGGTGCTGCACTTACCGCACAGCTCAAAGGAGAAGACAAAGTCGCACTCGCATTCTTCGGTGACGGTGCAGTCGCACAGGGTCAGGTCCACGAGGCAATCAACATCGCAGCGACGTGGAACCTTCCGGCTATTTTCGTCGTCGAGAACAACCAGTACGGCGAGGCGACGCCGGTCGAAAAACAACACAACGTCCAGAACCTCAGTGAGACTGCAGAGGCGTACAATATCCCCGGTTTCACCGTCGACGGGATGGACATCACTGCGGTCTACGAGGCAGTCAAAGAAGCCCGCAAGCGCGCCGCAGACGGCCAGGGTCCGACGTTCATCGAAGCAGAGACGTACCGGTACCACGGCCACTTCGAAGGTGACCAGCAGGTGTACCGGACCCAAGAGGACGTCGATATCTGGAAGGACCGCGACGCAATTGAGACGTTCAAGACCCGACTCATCGACGCAGGTGTCATCACCGAAGATGAGTACGACGAGATGAAAGCCGAAATCGACGAGGAAATCGAGGATGCGGTAGCCGAGGCGAAAGAGGCACCGTACCCAGACCCGAGTGAGGCCTACGAAGACATGTTCAGTGCGACAGTGCCAGAGATTAGTCAGTTCTCGAGTCAGATGCGAGCAGATGGTGGACGTGGGCGGACTGATGGAGGTGAGGACCAATGA
- a CDS encoding UPF0175 family protein, translating into MPSISARIPDDERDELEDVAELLGEDRSTVIRKALGEGLRELRIRVAIERYQSGDVSLNQAARLAGVSLGEWFEIARDRNLTSQLSPEEVEREADAALDL; encoded by the coding sequence ATGCCGTCTATCAGTGCCCGCATCCCCGACGACGAACGAGATGAACTGGAGGACGTTGCGGAACTGCTAGGCGAAGACCGGAGTACGGTGATTCGGAAAGCGCTCGGAGAGGGACTTCGAGAACTGCGGATTCGTGTCGCGATCGAGCGATACCAATCTGGCGACGTTTCACTCAACCAAGCGGCACGACTGGCTGGCGTGAGTTTGGGAGAGTGGTTCGAAATTGCACGAGATAGAAACCTCACCTCGCAGTTGTCGCCCGAGGAAGTAGAACGCGAAGCAGACGCGGCGCTCGATTTGTAG
- a CDS encoding alpha-ketoacid dehydrogenase subunit beta: MSTDTASGTGPADTKEMTFREAIRLALREELERDENVFVMGEDVGKFGGVYEVTGDLVEQFGEERLRDTPISEAGFMGAGVGAAATGTRPVVEIMFSDFIGVCSEQIINQMAKNRYMFGGKTEMPITVRTTEGGGSGAASQHSGTLHTWFAHFPGVMAVAPGTPAAAKGLLKSAIRSNDPVIFFENKEIYGQTGEVPLDEDFTLPIGEASVEREGEDVTVVATQRMVGESLELAEELEGQVSVEVIDPRSLYPLDTDTLVESVKKTGRLVIADESPLSYGTHAEIGMRVMENAFFSLDAPIQRVGVADVHIPFSPVLEDEVLPHASDVEAAINRIV, translated from the coding sequence ATGAGTACCGACACCGCCTCCGGAACCGGTCCAGCAGACACCAAAGAGATGACCTTCCGGGAAGCGATTCGACTCGCCCTCCGTGAGGAACTCGAACGTGACGAGAACGTCTTCGTCATGGGCGAAGACGTCGGAAAGTTCGGCGGCGTCTACGAAGTTACCGGTGACCTCGTCGAGCAGTTCGGTGAGGAACGCCTCCGGGACACACCCATCAGCGAGGCCGGATTCATGGGTGCTGGCGTCGGTGCGGCGGCGACCGGAACACGGCCAGTCGTCGAAATCATGTTCTCGGACTTCATCGGCGTCTGCTCCGAGCAAATTATCAACCAGATGGCCAAGAACCGGTACATGTTCGGTGGGAAGACGGAGATGCCCATCACCGTCCGAACGACCGAAGGCGGCGGCAGTGGTGCCGCCAGCCAACACTCCGGGACGCTGCACACCTGGTTCGCCCACTTCCCCGGCGTTATGGCCGTCGCACCCGGCACGCCTGCGGCAGCCAAAGGCCTGTTGAAGTCGGCTATTCGGTCGAACGACCCGGTCATCTTCTTCGAGAACAAGGAGATATACGGCCAGACCGGCGAGGTCCCGCTCGACGAGGACTTCACCCTCCCAATCGGGGAGGCGAGTGTCGAACGCGAAGGCGAGGACGTGACCGTCGTCGCGACCCAGCGCATGGTCGGTGAATCGCTCGAACTCGCGGAAGAACTTGAGGGACAGGTCAGCGTCGAAGTCATCGACCCACGGTCGTTGTACCCACTCGACACGGACACGCTCGTCGAGAGCGTAAAGAAGACCGGCCGGCTCGTCATCGCTGATGAGAGCCCGCTGTCGTACGGGACGCACGCTGAGATCGGCATGCGCGTCATGGAGAACGCGTTCTTCAGCCTCGACGCACCCATCCAGCGTGTTGGTGTCGCCGACGTGCACATCCCCTTCAGCCCCGTGCTCGAAGATGAGGTCCTCCCGCACGCCTCGGACGTGGAAGCCGCAATCAACCGCATCGTATAA
- a CDS encoding cupin domain-containing protein, which translates to MESDPTQADDEPAVPRAAYEPDLDWADAERGSRFAFRRKQLGSAAGGRELGCSLYEVPPGKRPWPTHYHEGNEEALYVLSGSGTLHTRDGADNLELRPDTYVALPAGADYVRQVENDGDAPLRYLALSTMNHPDVSVYPDSDKVGVFCGSAPGGKSSDRTLHEYFPRDAAVGYWDGEPTDEE; encoded by the coding sequence ATGGAATCCGACCCGACACAAGCAGACGACGAGCCCGCCGTCCCCCGCGCCGCCTACGAACCAGACCTCGACTGGGCCGACGCTGAACGCGGGTCTCGGTTTGCCTTTCGTCGAAAGCAACTCGGTTCCGCCGCCGGTGGCAGAGAACTCGGCTGTTCACTCTACGAAGTCCCACCTGGAAAGCGCCCGTGGCCGACGCACTACCACGAGGGAAACGAAGAGGCGCTCTACGTTCTCTCTGGAAGCGGCACGCTCCACACACGTGACGGCGCAGACAATCTCGAATTGCGGCCCGACACCTACGTCGCACTACCAGCCGGTGCCGACTACGTTCGGCAGGTCGAAAACGACGGCGACGCACCACTTCGGTATCTCGCGCTCTCGACGATGAACCATCCTGACGTGAGCGTCTATCCCGATTCGGACAAAGTCGGTGTCTTTTGCGGGTCTGCACCCGGCGGCAAGTCCAGCGACCGGACCCTCCACGAGTACTTCCCGCGAGACGCTGCAGTCGGCTATTGGGACGGTGAACCGACTGACGAGGAGTAG